GGCTTCTTGCCGAACATCGGATGCACCGCCATGAAATCCCCGCCGCCAATATGCACGGCAGCATGCGTGGAGACCATTTGTAGTTCCACGGCAATAGAACGCAGGTGTTCGATAGCGCGCGCAGCTCCGACGCCGCCGTATCCGATCGCGGTGAATGGCTTGCGATTCCACTCCTTGTAAGCTTGATCGAGCGCGTTCTTGAGCACGCCAGTAATGGAGTGGTTGTATTCCGCGACCACAAAGATGTAGCCGTCATATTTTGCGACGGTATGTTGCCAGCGGATCGCCTCGGCATTCTTGCTCGGCATCCACATGTTCGATGCCATTTCATCGAAGAAGGGCAGCGCATAATCGCGCAGGTCGACCAGCTCTACATCCATATCTCCACGCGCCTTGGTTTGCTTCAGAATCCACTGCGCCGGCCCGTCGGCGAAGCGAGTCGGTCGCGTAGAGCCAATGATGACGGCGATTTTAGGCTTAGATGTCATGATTACCTCGGGTATGCTGGTTTCTTGCGGTAACCAACCTAAGCAAACCCAATGGCTGAACAAGAAGGCACCTTGTCGACACCAGATAACCACGAGGATACCGCCCACTGCGAACACATCAGCCGCATGCTCGCGCGCATCAGCGACAAATGGACTCTTCTCGTGGTGCGCGTGCTAGGCCAGGGACCGCGTCGATTCAACGCGTTGAGGCGCGAAGTCGGCGAGATCAGCCAAAAAGTGTTGGCATCGACGCTGAGGGACCTTGAGGAAAACGGCTTTGTCACGCGGACGGTCACCCCCGTCACGCCGCCGCAGGTGGAATATGAACTGACCGACCTCGGGCGAGAACTTTTCAAGCCGGTGCAAGGGATAGCAGACTGGGTCGTCGCGAACTCGACGCGCATCGAAGCTGCGCGCGCGGCCTATGCGAAACGTCGCGCGCGTGAATAACCGTGCCGCTGCTTACTTCAGTGAGACGTGCTGCGCCTCGATCAATTCGGCGTGCACCAGATAGCGCAGCGGGCCGGGCGTGACGGAGTCCAGCGGCCAGCAGGTCGACAGCACCAGCTCCGGTCGGTCGGTGATCGGATCGATGCCTGAGTCGTCGTAGCGCACCACGGACGTGCCGTTGACCTTGTAGCGGAAGATGCGGCCGTCGCGCCGCGTTACGGCAATCTCGTCGCCCATTTTCACGTCCTTGAGAAACCGGAAGTGCGTGTCGCGGTGCGCCGAGTAAACCGCGACGCCGCGTTCGCCGGCATTGGCTGTGAGTTCGACATGGCCCGGGCCGAACGCCAGAGCCTGGCCGCTGCTGCCTTCCAGCACGATGGCGCTGGCGTTGATGCGTTTCATTTCGATGCGCGCCACGGGCCAGGTGTCGGCCCATGACCACGGCTTCACGTCGCGGCCGGTCGCAATCGTCTCGGCGAAGGCGCGCTCCAGCAGCACCTGGGCGAGCATGGCTTTGGCGTGGATGTAGAGGCCTTGGCCCAGCAGGTAGGCACCAGCGAGAGCGAGCATCAGAGCGGCCAACCGTTTTGCATCGAGGCGTTTCATCGGCGCGGTCCTTGAAGAGAATGCGCGCGCGGCCCTGGGGGGACAGAGGCCGCGCGCGCTGGGAGGAGGTGGGGGGCAGACTCCTCCGGTCATCCGGCGTCAGGTTGTGGCAGCACGCCGCCGGGTGAGTGCGAGCAGGATCAGACTGAGCGTGAGCAGCACAGCGCCTGCGATCATCTTGAGTTCGGCATCCGTTGCCGTCTTGGGCAGCGTCACCGTCTTGGGGGCTGCCGACACCGCGGGCAGTGCGCGCTTGGCGAGCGCAAGCTGGATGCGGCCTTCGTCAGCTTCGGTGCGCTGCTCCTTCGGCACGAACGGCACGGAGCGTTCGCCGAACACCTTCTCGAACACCCAGCCGGCCGGCAAATTCAGCGGCAGCTCGGTGAGCTTCAGCGTCTCGCCGTCGGGCCTGCTCGGCGTCCTGTCGACCGCGACCAGACTGGTCAGCCGTGTCACCAGCTGATGCTCCAGGCCCAGCGCCAGGATGGTCTTGTCGGCTTCCTCCGGCGCAGACTGCCGCATGGTGCGGGCAATCTCGGCGTCGGCGATTTTGCGCCGCGCCCAGAGCTTGGACAGGCCTTTGCCCTCGGCGGCGTTTTCGAGCGGCAGCGTCACCGACCACGGACGGTCGCCGATGCGGCCCTTGATCTCGACCGAGCCGGGGAGCTTGTCGAGGCGTGCCGCAAGCACCAGCGGCTCGCCACGATAGATGTCCGGGATCGCGGCCGGCGTCATATCGGCCAAGGCGGCGGAGAACTTCACCGCGAGGTTCGTCACCGCTGGGTTCTCGAGCTTGGCGAACAGGCCGCGCATCCGCTCCTCGACCTGCTCGACCGAGCCGATGTGGGTGAAGGTGCCGCGGCCGAGCTCGGCTGCGCGGTTCATCAGGTAGGTGTTCGGCGCGGAGCCGATGCCGACCATGAAGATCCGCGAACGGCCGCGCATGGTGCTGATGGTGTCGAATAGCTGCTGCTCGTTGCCGATCGCACCGTCGGTCAAGAACACGACCTGGCGGACGTAGTTGCCATCAGCTAGGCCGCGATCGTTCAGCGCGGCACGCATCGCCGGTACCATTTCGGTGCCGCCCTGGGCCTGCAGCGCGTCGACGAAGCGCCTGGCCTGATCGACATGCTCCTGGTCGGCCGATACCGCGTCAGGGAACAGCACGTCCATGGTGTGGTCGAAGCGGATCACGTTGAAGCGGTCGTTCGGCTGCAGGCGGCCAAGCGCATAAATGAGGCTCGCCTTGGCCTGCACGATCGAGGTGCCGCCCATCGATCCCGAGTTGTCGATGACGAAGATCACCTCGCGCGGCAAAGGCTTCTGCTCGGCCTGCTCGATGGCAGGCGGCGTCACGTAAGCCAGCACATAGTCGGCGTCGCCGACCTTCTCACGGAACAAACCCACGGAGGGCGCGGTCTCGTTCGCAGGCTTCCAGGTCAGTTCGAAGTCGCGGTCGGCTGGCACCGGCCCGTTCGCGAGCTTGACGATGCGTGTGCCCGCGTCCGGGCTCTCGACATTGACCGCATGGAAGTGGCTCTTCACCTCGCCGAGCGGAAAGCCGGCCTGCAGGCGCACGGTGATCTGGGTCGGATTGACCGGACCGTTCTGCGCCGGATCGAGCACCGGCGGCGAGATGCGGTCACGGTCGGGCACCGGATCGGTCGTGGCTGTGCCCCAGCCGCTGCTGTCCGGGCGCAGGTCGACGCTCTGCACGATCGGCGCCGGGTTGTAGCGGGGGCCCACGACCATCGGAACGCGGAGCGAGAACTCACCGGCCGATTGGTGCACCGGCTCCTGGTATTCGATCTGCACCAGCACGGTCTCGCCCGGGCCGATGTTGGCGACAGAGTTTGTGAAGATGTTCGGCCGTTCCTGTTCGGTCAGCGCGGCCTTCTGGCCGTTCTGCTTGGCTTGCTCATAGATCACGCGGGCCTGCTGGCGCTCTTTGATTTCGCCAACCACGATGCGGTCGCCGACCACCATCTTCAGGGTGTCGACCGCGCCGCCTTCGGGCAATGGATAGACGTAAACCGCCTCGACCCAGTTCCGCGTCGGATTGCGGAAAATCTGGGTGACTCGGGCGCGGATGGTCGGCCCGGACACCGTCAGATCGACGTCGATCCCAAGCCGGTTGGCGTCGGCGTAGCCGTCATCGGTCTTGATCAGAAGCGAGCCCGAACGGGCGTCGCCGGGCTTGGTCAGAGGAGCAGGGTCGCTTGCCGCCTGCATCGGCCCGATGTTGATAAAAAATGCCGCAATTCCCACGAGAATCGCAGCCAGATACCGCATAAATCGGAGCCCGATGGGCTCCGTCGAATTTGGCCGGCCCAGCCGGCCGGTCCGTTGGATTGCACCGCACGTGATCATTTCAAGCGCTCCCGAAGCTGCCTTCCGCCGGCTGCCGTTGTGCGTCGGAGCGCTTTATCCCGCGAGCGTGATGATCTGGATTGTTCCGCAAGGCCCCGCCAGGCTCAGCACGAGGGCAGCCGCGACTCGCCGCCGTCCGCCCGAGGCGTACGGCCCGGTGCGGTTTTGTGATGGTTTGTGCGTCCGCTAGAATTCTTGAGGATTCGGAGGGGTGACGATGCTGGCGATGGACAAGCAGCTGACGGCCGAGCAGAGCCAGCAGGTGGCCGCGACGGTCCGTGAAGAGCTGGCAAGGCGCCGCCTCTCGCGGCAGCAGCTCGCTGAGCTCGCCAAGATCAGCATGTCGACGTTGGAGAAGGCGTTGGGCGGCCGGCGTCCATTTACGCTTGCGACCACCGTGCGGCTGGAGGAGGCGCTCGGCGTGGCGCTGCGCAAGCGCGCGGACGCAGCGGTCGCGGTCGTGCCGTCCGGTGGCGACGTCGCGCCGGATCATCTCGGTGCTTATTCGCGCAGAGCGGTCGCCTGGATCGAGGGCACCTACGTGACGCTGCGGCCGTCATTCGGTGACAAGGAGTCGATCTACGCCTATCGCACTGAGATCGCTTGGGATGCCAAGAGCGCCTGCCTGCTGTTTCGCGAGGGCGAGCGGCTCGACGCGGACTTCACCCAGTTCGGCGAGGTCGCGGTGCCCAATCAGTCGGGGCATGTTTATCTCGTCACCAACCGGAGCGGTCAGCACCGGCTGGTCACCGTGTCGCGTCCGACCATCACCGGCGAGATGTACGGCATCCTGATGACGCTGCTCGCCGGCAAAGGCTCGCTGCTCACGCCGATTGCCGCGCCAATCGCCTTCGTGCCGCTCAAGGCCGTGGCGAAGCCGAGCTTCGGCCGCGTCAATTCCAGCGATCCGAACCACGCGCTCTATCGCAAGCATCTCAAGCGGACGCTCGACGAGCCGTTCGCGATGTTCATGCCGGGGTAGCCCCGGCACTTCCGGTCGCTAGAGCGGTTCACAATTTGACGGAAGCGTATCCGGCGTTTGCGAAGTAGTTGCTGCATTCGCGGGGGCCTATGGTTGTGACGAGGCTGCCGATTTGGCGCCAGACATCGTCGATGGTGCGCCTTTGAGCCATGCGCATCCAATGTTTGATCTTGGCGAAGGCCTGCTCGATCGGATTGAGGTCCGGCGAGTAGGGCGGCAGGTACCAGAGCCTGGCTCCGGCTGCTCTTATGATCTGTCGCAGCACGGCAGCCTTGTGGCTTCCGAGGTTGTCCATGACGACAATATCGCCGGCCTTCAGTGCGGGAACGAGTTGCTGCTGGACATAGGCTCGGAAGCACTCGCCGTTGATCGGGCCATCGAACACGCAAGGGGCTGTGAGGCCGTCGTGGCGGAGCGCGCCGAGGAAGGTCAGCGTCCGCCAATGACCATGCGGCGCGTAAGCTCGCAGGCGATCGCCCTTGCGTCCCCATCCGCGCAGTGGGGCCATGCTGGTCTTGATCCAGGTTTCGTCGATGAAGACCAAACGCCGTGGATCGAGACCGGCCTGCCAGGATCGCCAGCGCTTTCGTCTGCGGGCGATGTCGGCCCGGGCCTGTTCAAGCGCGAACAGTGTTTTTTTTGAACCGCAGGTCTTCGCGCCGCAGGAACAGCCACACGGCATTGTGCGAGACCTTTACCCCACGCGCGGCAAGTTCGTCCTTCAGCCCATGCAGGGTCAGATGCGGGGTCTGTCTGATGCGCTCCAGGATGAAGGCCCGATGCGGATCGAGCACCGGCTTGCGATATCCACCCATCTTGCTCGGCGACACTGAGCCAGTCGTCCGATAGCGCTGAGACCACTTCACCACCGACGACACCGCCACGCCGAACCGCGAAGCCACCGTCCGGCAGCTCTCACCGTTCCGCACCGCCGCAACGACACGCTCACGCAGATCATTGGACAGAGGTCGGGTCATGAGCTGCTGGCCTCCAACCCAGCCAGCAGCTTGAATCACAATTCGAAGCCCAGCGGAATCCCCAGCGATTCAGAAAAGAAGTGAACCGCTCTAGAATCCGAACAGCCGCTCCGCGTTGCCGTGGGCGATGCGCTCTTTGTCCGCTGGGCTGATCGGGAGTTGCTCCAGAAACGCACGCGCCTCGGCCATCGATCCATACGGGTAGTCGACCGAGAACATGATCCGATCGATCCCGACTTCTTGCACCAGATTTTGAAACGTCGCCGTGAAATTGAAGCCGCCGAACGTGTAGTGAACGTTTTCCCGCAGATAAGCGCCGACCGGACGGCCGAGCTTCGTCATCTCCGTCGGCAGGTTCTTGTTCAGCCGCGGCAGCATGAACGGGATGCCTTCGCCCAGGTGACCGATCACGACTTGCAGCTTGGGATACTTATCGAAGACTCCCCCGAGGATC
The Rhodoplanes sp. Z2-YC6860 genome window above contains:
- a CDS encoding class GN sortase, translated to MKRLDAKRLAALMLALAGAYLLGQGLYIHAKAMLAQVLLERAFAETIATGRDVKPWSWADTWPVARIEMKRINASAIVLEGSSGQALAFGPGHVELTANAGERGVAVYSAHRDTHFRFLKDVKMGDEIAVTRRDGRIFRYKVNGTSVVRYDDSGIDPITDRPELVLSTCWPLDSVTPGPLRYLVHAELIEAQHVSLK
- a CDS encoding IS630 family transposase (programmed frameshift) produces the protein MTRPLSNDLRERVVAAVRNGESCRTVASRFGVAVSSVVKWSQRYRTTGSVSPSKMGGYRKPVLDPHRAFILERIRQTPHLTLHGLKDELAARGVKVSHNAVWLFLRREDLRFKKTLFALEQARADIARRRKRWRSWQAGLDPRRLVFIDETWIKTSMAPLRGWGRKGDRLRAYAPHGHWRTLTFLGALRHDGLTAPCVFDGPINGECFRAYVQQQLVPALKAGDIVVMDNLGSHKAAVLRQIIRAAGARLWYLPPYSPDLNPIEQAFAKIKHWMRMAQRRTIDDVWRQIGSLVTTIGPRECSNYFANAGYASVKL
- a CDS encoding helix-turn-helix domain-containing protein translates to MLAMDKQLTAEQSQQVAATVREELARRRLSRQQLAELAKISMSTLEKALGGRRPFTLATTVRLEEALGVALRKRADAAVAVVPSGGDVAPDHLGAYSRRAVAWIEGTYVTLRPSFGDKESIYAYRTEIAWDAKSACLLFREGERLDADFTQFGEVAVPNQSGHVYLVTNRSGQHRLVTVSRPTITGEMYGILMTLLAGKGSLLTPIAAPIAFVPLKAVAKPSFGRVNSSDPNHALYRKHLKRTLDEPFAMFMPG
- a CDS encoding NADPH-dependent FMN reductase; its protein translation is MTSKPKIAVIIGSTRPTRFADGPAQWILKQTKARGDMDVELVDLRDYALPFFDEMASNMWMPSKNAEAIRWQHTVAKYDGYIFVVAEYNHSITGVLKNALDQAYKEWNRKPFTAIGYGGVGAARAIEHLRSIAVELQMVSTHAAVHIGGGDFMAVHPMFGKKPIEEIEANLLPSAKTALDELVWWAKATTAAKAAAA
- a CDS encoding winged helix-turn-helix transcriptional regulator encodes the protein MAEQEGTLSTPDNHEDTAHCEHISRMLARISDKWTLLVVRVLGQGPRRFNALRREVGEISQKVLASTLRDLEENGFVTRTVTPVTPPQVEYELTDLGRELFKPVQGIADWVVANSTRIEAARAAYAKRRARE
- a CDS encoding marine proteobacterial sortase target protein — protein: MRYLAAILVGIAAFFINIGPMQAASDPAPLTKPGDARSGSLLIKTDDGYADANRLGIDVDLTVSGPTIRARVTQIFRNPTRNWVEAVYVYPLPEGGAVDTLKMVVGDRIVVGEIKERQQARVIYEQAKQNGQKAALTEQERPNIFTNSVANIGPGETVLVQIEYQEPVHQSAGEFSLRVPMVVGPRYNPAPIVQSVDLRPDSSGWGTATTDPVPDRDRISPPVLDPAQNGPVNPTQITVRLQAGFPLGEVKSHFHAVNVESPDAGTRIVKLANGPVPADRDFELTWKPANETAPSVGLFREKVGDADYVLAYVTPPAIEQAEQKPLPREVIFVIDNSGSMGGTSIVQAKASLIYALGRLQPNDRFNVIRFDHTMDVLFPDAVSADQEHVDQARRFVDALQAQGGTEMVPAMRAALNDRGLADGNYVRQVVFLTDGAIGNEQQLFDTISTMRGRSRIFMVGIGSAPNTYLMNRAAELGRGTFTHIGSVEQVEERMRGLFAKLENPAVTNLAVKFSAALADMTPAAIPDIYRGEPLVLAARLDKLPGSVEIKGRIGDRPWSVTLPLENAAEGKGLSKLWARRKIADAEIARTMRQSAPEEADKTILALGLEHQLVTRLTSLVAVDRTPSRPDGETLKLTELPLNLPAGWVFEKVFGERSVPFVPKEQRTEADEGRIQLALAKRALPAVSAAPKTVTLPKTATDAELKMIAGAVLLTLSLILLALTRRRAATT